A genomic stretch from Mycobacterium malmoense includes:
- a CDS encoding FAD-dependent monooxygenase, giving the protein MADRCSTCREESRLSSKNDSHRKVERPADHAVVVVGAGPTGLMLAGELALAGVDVAVVERRANQDVIGSRAGGLHARTIEVLDQRGIADRFLSQGQVAQVAGFAQIPLDISDFPTRHPYGLALWQNHIERLLAGWVGELAVRIHRGREVTGIAQDGTGVDVELAGGQFLRAEYLIGCDGGRSVIRRSAGIDFPGWNPTTSHLIAEVEMAPLAGESPAWGIRHDALGVHSLSMLEDGGPARVMVTERRLQPAGEPALPDLSEALIAVYGTDYGIHSPTWISRFTDAARQAAAYRDGRVLLAGDAAHVHHPVGGQGLNTGVQDAVNLGWKLAQVVNRTSPDSLLDTYHAERHPVAARVLRNTMAQMALLRRPDDRTKALRDIMSELLSMDEPRKRFAAMMSGLDIHYDLGEGHPLLGRRMPDLDLATADGPLRVFTLLHDAQPVLLNLGEPGSIDIAPWADRVRLIDAKYVGAWDLPVLGTVTAPGAVLVRPDGYVAWAGDATDPGLREALTAWFGRPAAAKVSALSTA; this is encoded by the coding sequence ATGGCCGACCGGTGCAGCACGTGCAGAGAAGAGAGTCGCTTGTCGTCGAAAAATGATTCGCACCGGAAGGTCGAACGACCGGCCGATCACGCGGTGGTGGTTGTCGGAGCAGGTCCGACGGGGCTGATGTTGGCCGGTGAGTTGGCGTTGGCGGGGGTCGACGTCGCCGTCGTCGAGCGGCGCGCCAACCAGGACGTCATTGGCTCGCGCGCGGGCGGTCTGCATGCGCGCACCATCGAGGTACTCGATCAGCGCGGCATCGCCGATCGGTTCCTGTCGCAGGGACAGGTGGCGCAGGTCGCCGGGTTCGCCCAAATTCCGCTGGACATCAGCGACTTTCCGACCCGGCACCCCTACGGGCTCGCGCTGTGGCAGAACCACATCGAGCGCCTACTGGCCGGCTGGGTCGGCGAGCTGGCGGTGAGGATCCATCGCGGACGTGAGGTGACGGGCATCGCCCAAGACGGCACCGGCGTCGACGTCGAGCTGGCAGGCGGCCAGTTCCTGCGGGCGGAGTATCTCATCGGGTGCGACGGCGGACGCAGCGTGATCCGCAGATCAGCCGGCATCGACTTCCCGGGGTGGAATCCGACAACGAGCCACCTGATCGCCGAAGTCGAAATGGCCCCCTTGGCGGGCGAATCGCCGGCATGGGGAATCCGCCACGACGCCCTCGGTGTCCATTCGCTGAGCATGCTGGAGGATGGCGGGCCGGCGCGGGTCATGGTGACCGAGCGGCGCCTGCAACCCGCCGGCGAACCCGCCTTGCCTGATCTGAGCGAGGCGCTCATCGCCGTATACGGGACGGATTACGGGATCCACAGTCCGACTTGGATTTCCAGGTTCACCGACGCGGCGCGACAAGCCGCGGCCTATCGTGACGGACGGGTCCTGCTGGCCGGCGACGCCGCACATGTGCATCACCCGGTGGGCGGACAGGGTCTCAACACCGGCGTGCAGGATGCGGTGAATCTGGGGTGGAAACTGGCGCAGGTCGTCAATCGGACGTCGCCCGACAGCCTCCTCGATACCTACCACGCCGAACGGCACCCGGTCGCCGCCCGCGTGCTGCGCAATACGATGGCGCAGATGGCGCTTCTCCGCCGCCCAGACGATCGCACCAAGGCCTTGCGCGACATCATGTCCGAGCTTCTGAGTATGGACGAGCCTCGCAAACGATTCGCGGCGATGATGTCCGGCCTGGACATCCATTACGACCTCGGTGAGGGACATCCGCTGCTCGGGCGCCGCATGCCCGATCTCGACCTCGCCACCGCCGATGGCCCGCTGCGGGTGTTCACCCTCCTGCACGATGCCCAACCGGTGCTGCTCAACCTCGGTGAGCCCGGCTCCATCGACATCGCCCCGTGGGCGGATCGGGTCCGGTTGATCGACGCCAAATACGTTGGCGCCTGGGATCTTCCGGTGCTTGGCACGGTCACCGCTCCCGGCGCCGTGTTGGTCCGCCCCGATGGATATGTCGCCTGGGCGGGAGACGCGACCGACCCGGGGCTCCGCGAAGCGCTCACCGCCTGGTTCGGGCGACCTGCGGCGGCAAAAGTATCGGCGTTGTCGACGGCCTAG
- a CDS encoding cyclopropane mycolic acid synthase family methyltransferase, which produces MPEKQSENVGLKPHFEDVQAHYDLSDDFFRLFLDPTQTYSCAYFERDDMTLEEAQIAKIDLSLRKLGLQPGMTLLDIGCGWGATITRALERYDVNVVGLTLSRNQQAYAQRSLDKHPSARSKRVLLQGWEQFDEKVDRIVSIGAFEHFGRDRYTDFFTMAYEALPAGGVMLLHTIIKPSDQEFTERGLPITMTKLRFMKFIMDEIFPGGDLPNAKVVEEHAERAGFTVKLVQPLRLHYARTLDTWATALESRRDEGIAIQSHEVYDRYMKYLTGCADLFREGYTDVAQFTLAKG; this is translated from the coding sequence GTGCCCGAAAAACAAAGTGAAAACGTTGGCTTGAAGCCGCATTTCGAGGATGTACAGGCCCACTACGACCTGTCCGACGACTTTTTCAGGCTCTTCCTGGATCCGACGCAGACCTACAGCTGCGCCTACTTCGAACGCGACGACATGACACTCGAAGAGGCGCAGATCGCCAAAATCGACCTCTCGCTGCGCAAGCTCGGCCTACAACCCGGCATGACGCTGCTCGACATCGGGTGCGGCTGGGGGGCCACAATCACCCGAGCGCTGGAGCGCTACGACGTCAACGTCGTCGGCCTGACGCTGAGCCGCAATCAACAGGCGTACGCACAGCGATCGCTCGACAAGCATCCCAGCGCGCGAAGCAAGCGCGTGCTACTGCAGGGCTGGGAGCAGTTTGACGAAAAAGTGGACCGCATCGTGTCGATCGGCGCCTTCGAGCACTTCGGACGCGACCGCTACACCGACTTCTTCACGATGGCCTACGAGGCGCTTCCCGCCGGCGGCGTGATGCTGCTGCACACCATCATCAAGCCCAGCGACCAGGAGTTCACCGAGCGTGGACTGCCCATCACCATGACCAAGCTGCGGTTCATGAAGTTCATCATGGACGAGATCTTCCCCGGCGGAGACCTGCCGAACGCCAAGGTCGTCGAGGAGCACGCGGAGCGGGCCGGCTTCACCGTCAAGCTGGTCCAACCGCTGCGCCTGCACTACGCCCGCACGCTCGACACCTGGGCGACCGCGCTCGAGTCTCGCCGGGACGAGGGCATCGCGATTCAATCCCACGAGGTCTACGACCGGTACATGAAGTACCTGACCGGTTGCGCCGACCTATTTCGCGAGGGTTACACCGACGTCGCGCAGTTCACCCTCGCCAAGGGCTAG
- a CDS encoding pyridoxamine 5'-phosphate oxidase family protein: MPKAFTESERERFLEEKHVGVLSVAAEDGRPPASVPIWYDYTPGGNIRINTGASRRKAKLIERAGVVTLVVQREELPYQYVVVEGTVVEITRPSPLEAREAIAIRYLGEEGGLEFVRSLGDYDSVLFTIRPDRWFSADFSADE, from the coding sequence ATGCCTAAAGCATTCACCGAGTCCGAACGTGAGCGGTTTCTGGAAGAAAAACATGTCGGGGTGCTGTCCGTCGCTGCAGAAGACGGCCGACCGCCGGCCAGCGTGCCGATCTGGTATGACTACACCCCCGGCGGAAACATCCGCATCAACACCGGCGCGTCGCGACGCAAAGCCAAGCTCATCGAGCGCGCCGGCGTGGTGACGCTCGTCGTCCAGCGCGAAGAGCTGCCCTACCAATATGTGGTCGTCGAGGGCACCGTCGTCGAGATCACCAGACCCAGCCCGTTGGAGGCGCGTGAGGCCATCGCCATCCGCTATCTCGGCGAGGAGGGCGGACTCGAATTCGTGCGCAGTCTCGGCGATTACGACAGCGTGTTGTTCACCATCCGCCCCGACCGCTGGTTCAGTGCCGACTTCTCCGCTGACGAATAG
- a CDS encoding GGDEF domain-containing protein, with protein MSVRVDPQPSVGRWHAIGLTAFLLMLAIYAAAGAHVGGVAADRRLYWLLGGAALLAGVAALIGWLLGWQERRALLLGWPVASLVVTALGGAVDSDVTREFPGTITIAFAYLGLTRPPRHALAIVPLGVVAFVVGGAKPLPGALPNVVLTAIMWVLIAEIPAWLIARLEEQSALLRKIAQTDALTQLLDRSTLGPRLSTHASGSAVVLIDLDNFKRYNDRHGHKAGDELLVAFADALRWSVRKDDAVFRIGGDEFLLMLVGADRAQAEQVLDRLRHRWAEVDGPVGFSAGIAVGEQDLLRLADEHMYAEKRSRGLPAD; from the coding sequence GTGTCCGTGCGCGTCGACCCGCAACCGTCGGTGGGGCGTTGGCATGCGATCGGCCTGACGGCGTTCCTCTTGATGCTCGCCATCTACGCCGCGGCCGGAGCGCACGTCGGCGGTGTCGCGGCCGACCGTCGGCTGTACTGGCTCCTCGGCGGGGCGGCACTCCTGGCGGGGGTTGCCGCGTTGATCGGCTGGCTTCTCGGCTGGCAAGAGCGGCGCGCCCTGCTCCTCGGGTGGCCGGTGGCATCGCTTGTCGTCACGGCCCTCGGCGGGGCTGTTGACTCGGACGTCACCCGGGAATTTCCCGGCACCATCACGATCGCGTTCGCCTATCTCGGCCTCACCCGCCCGCCCCGCCACGCGCTCGCCATCGTCCCGCTCGGCGTCGTGGCGTTCGTCGTGGGCGGCGCCAAACCCCTCCCCGGCGCGCTGCCGAACGTGGTGTTGACGGCGATCATGTGGGTTCTCATCGCGGAGATCCCGGCCTGGCTCATCGCCCGGCTGGAAGAGCAAAGCGCGCTGCTCCGCAAGATCGCGCAGACCGACGCCCTCACCCAACTGCTCGACCGCAGCACGCTCGGACCGCGGCTGTCGACGCACGCCAGCGGCTCGGCCGTCGTGCTCATCGACCTCGACAACTTCAAGCGCTACAACGACCGCCACGGCCACAAGGCCGGCGACGAACTCCTGGTCGCCTTCGCCGATGCGCTCCGCTGGTCAGTCCGCAAGGACGACGCCGTCTTTCGCATCGGCGGCGACGAGTTCCTCCTCATGCTCGTCGGCGCCGATCGCGCCCAGGCCGAGCAGGTCCTCGATCGGCTCCGACACCGCTGGGCCGAGGTCGACGGGCCGGTTGGCTTCAGCGCCGGGATCGCCGTCGGCGAGCAGGACCTCTTGCGCCTCGCGGACGAGCACATGTACGCCGAGAAGCGCTCCCGCGGCCTGCCCGCCGACTGA
- a CDS encoding TetR/AcrR family transcriptional regulator, with product MEHVKSRRAEYAELTRAALLDAAARAFAERGFAAASVTEIAASARVTKGAVYHHFPDKQSLFEAVVREYDEAAQQKVYDAVAKHPDSPWDAAMAALEATLDVCSDPVAGRLIYVEGPVGLGWRRWRECEDHYTYRNARLMLQSLIDAGIYRDDIPIDAMSQLVTGIVTHAGITLAEASPRNRTRIRRELQRAIHHLMDGLRHARDGEKTASPPNRVRSGPASHSGADA from the coding sequence GTGGAGCATGTCAAGAGCCGCCGCGCCGAATACGCGGAGCTGACGCGGGCGGCGTTGCTCGATGCCGCCGCGCGTGCGTTCGCTGAGCGCGGCTTCGCCGCTGCTTCGGTTACCGAGATCGCCGCATCCGCGCGGGTCACGAAAGGCGCTGTTTACCATCACTTTCCGGATAAACAAAGCTTGTTCGAGGCGGTAGTGCGCGAGTATGACGAGGCCGCCCAGCAGAAGGTTTATGACGCGGTCGCCAAGCATCCCGATAGCCCATGGGATGCCGCGATGGCGGCCCTGGAGGCCACCCTTGACGTGTGCTCGGACCCGGTCGCCGGCAGGCTGATATATGTCGAAGGACCGGTCGGTCTGGGCTGGCGGCGCTGGCGCGAATGCGAAGACCACTACACCTACCGCAATGCCCGCCTCATGCTGCAGAGCCTCATCGACGCGGGCATCTACCGCGACGACATCCCGATCGACGCGATGTCGCAACTGGTGACCGGCATCGTCACCCACGCTGGCATCACGCTCGCCGAGGCATCGCCCCGCAACCGCACACGCATCCGCAGAGAACTCCAGAGGGCAATCCACCATCTTATGGACGGTCTCAGACACGCCCGTGACGGCGAGAAGACAGCATCCCCACCGAACCGTGTGCGAAGCGGGCCGGCATCACACTCGGGCGCTGATGCCTGA
- a CDS encoding alpha/beta fold hydrolase gives MSHLFGIATLEGCRFMDIAELESHRQNATTASGPVSYLDVGQGQPAVFIHGLLTNGLLWRHVISTVASRQRRCIAPDLPGHGHTPSAPEHADVSLAGLARRVVELCDHLGLDRFDLVANDTGGAVAQIAAAELADRLCTFTLTNCDTQGNAPPALFKPVVLAARLGLVARLGPRIAARRGRIRSVLRIAYQDVRQIPAEVIDAYAGPTLGTPTAARALARLITAISSDDLAAVRPRLSQLKVPTLIVWGTGDILFNIKWAHRLADLIPGTTNLVTIPGGRLLFPDERADEFVPMLQQHWAKNPC, from the coding sequence ATGTCACATCTTTTCGGTATCGCCACGTTGGAAGGCTGCCGCTTCATGGACATCGCCGAATTAGAAAGTCATCGACAGAACGCCACGACCGCGTCGGGCCCGGTCAGTTACCTCGACGTAGGGCAAGGCCAGCCCGCGGTTTTCATCCACGGACTCCTCACCAACGGCCTGCTGTGGCGCCACGTCATCTCCACGGTCGCATCGCGGCAGCGGCGGTGCATCGCGCCGGATCTGCCCGGTCATGGGCACACACCGTCCGCCCCCGAGCATGCCGACGTGTCACTTGCGGGCCTGGCGCGCCGCGTTGTCGAGTTGTGCGATCACTTGGGATTGGATCGCTTTGATCTGGTGGCCAACGACACTGGTGGTGCGGTCGCCCAAATCGCCGCCGCTGAGCTGGCCGACAGGTTGTGCACCTTCACGTTGACGAACTGCGACACCCAAGGCAACGCCCCTCCCGCGCTGTTTAAACCGGTCGTGCTCGCCGCGCGCCTGGGGCTGGTCGCACGGCTCGGTCCTCGCATCGCGGCCCGACGCGGCCGGATACGGTCCGTGCTGCGGATCGCCTACCAGGACGTGCGCCAAATCCCCGCTGAGGTGATCGACGCGTACGCCGGGCCCACCTTGGGAACACCAACAGCCGCAAGGGCTTTGGCCCGACTCATAACAGCCATATCGTCGGACGACCTCGCCGCGGTGAGACCGCGGCTGAGTCAGTTGAAGGTGCCCACGCTCATCGTTTGGGGCACCGGCGACATCCTCTTCAACATCAAATGGGCACACCGGCTCGCCGATCTGATCCCGGGTACCACCAACCTGGTGACCATTCCCGGCGGGCGGCTGCTGTTTCCCGATGAACGCGCCGACGAATTCGTTCCGATGCTTCAACAGCACTGGGCGAAGAATCCGTGCTAG
- a CDS encoding cold-shock protein: protein MAQGTVKWFNGDKGFGFITPDDGAKDLFVHYSEIQGSGYRSLEENQRVQFEVEQGAKGPQAVGVTAV, encoded by the coding sequence ATGGCACAGGGAACTGTGAAATGGTTCAACGGTGACAAGGGCTTCGGCTTCATCACCCCTGACGACGGCGCGAAGGACCTCTTCGTCCACTACTCCGAGATCCAGGGAAGCGGCTATCGCTCGCTCGAGGAAAACCAGCGTGTTCAGTTCGAGGTTGAGCAAGGAGCCAAAGGACCCCAGGCAGTAGGAGTCACCGCCGTCTAA
- a CDS encoding class I SAM-dependent methyltransferase — translation MPDPKSRRGARARYDRTGRSYSRTRRPDPRIAAVINEALLGMATVANIGAGTGSYEPAGTVIAIEPSRIMIAQRPPDSAPTVQAVAEHLPIRSDAVDAALAVLTVHHWSDPSRGVAEMLRVARRRVVVLTWDHNVFREFWLVREYLPAAAQTDAALAVPMTRLISRLGEPKVVPIPVPHDCLDGFGGAYWRRPYAYLDPTVQSGMSLFALTPKPALREGLSRLRADLASGEWDRKHQHLINNQELDLGYRVLIAELP, via the coding sequence ATGCCTGATCCGAAGTCCCGGCGCGGCGCCCGAGCGCGATACGACCGGACCGGGCGGAGCTATTCACGCACTCGCCGGCCCGACCCGCGCATCGCTGCCGTCATCAATGAGGCGCTGCTTGGCATGGCGACGGTCGCGAACATCGGCGCCGGAACGGGATCCTACGAACCGGCAGGCACCGTCATCGCCATCGAACCCAGCCGCATCATGATCGCCCAACGCCCGCCCGATTCCGCGCCAACCGTCCAGGCCGTCGCCGAGCACCTGCCCATTCGGTCGGACGCCGTGGATGCGGCATTGGCCGTGCTGACCGTCCACCACTGGAGCGACCCCAGCCGGGGCGTCGCCGAGATGCTGCGCGTCGCCCGCCGCCGCGTGGTCGTCCTTACCTGGGACCACAACGTCTTTCGAGAGTTCTGGTTAGTGCGCGAGTACTTGCCCGCAGCCGCGCAGACCGATGCGGCCTTGGCTGTGCCAATGACGAGGCTGATATCGCGACTGGGCGAACCGAAGGTCGTGCCGATCCCAGTCCCGCACGACTGCCTCGACGGATTCGGCGGCGCCTATTGGCGAAGACCATACGCTTACCTCGACCCAACGGTCCAATCCGGAATGTCGCTATTCGCGCTGACGCCCAAACCCGCGCTGCGGGAAGGACTGTCACGACTACGCGCCGACCTTGCCAGCGGCGAGTGGGACCGCAAACACCAGCACCTCATCAACAATCAGGAACTGGATCTCGGGTACCGGGTCCTCATCGCCGAGCTTCCCTAA
- a CDS encoding osmoprotectant NAGGN system M42 family peptidase, translated as MGQTAGMAEADRAWMVDALLALLQTPSPSGRTDAVMQLIGDIFDDFGVPFSLTRRGALTAELPGESATTDRALIVHADTIGCMVRKLKDNGRLEIIPVGTFSARFAAGARVRIFSDDPEEFITGTVLPLKASGHAFGDEIDVQPTDWEHVEVRVDRKVSSREDLVRLGLNIGDFVAFIASPELTADGFIVSRHLDGKAGVAIALALAKTFAENKVVLPHRTMIMVTITEEVGHGASHGLPPDVAELVSVDNAVCAPGQHSIEDGVTIPMADLHGPFDYHLTRKLCRLAEERGIACARDVFRYYRSDAAAAIEAGAGTRAALVGFGLDGSHGWERTRLDSLAAAYCLLHAWLQTPLTFAKWDAKPSGSLRDFPSSKQPAPSERWVPLSRGDYEEPGDASPGSHWPPSEGPQA; from the coding sequence GTGGGCCAAACCGCGGGCATGGCCGAGGCCGACCGGGCGTGGATGGTCGACGCGCTGCTTGCACTGCTGCAGACCCCGAGCCCGTCGGGCCGCACGGACGCGGTGATGCAGCTGATCGGCGACATCTTCGACGACTTCGGGGTGCCGTTCTCACTGACCCGCCGCGGGGCGCTGACAGCTGAACTCCCGGGTGAGTCGGCGACCACCGACCGGGCACTGATAGTTCACGCGGACACCATCGGCTGCATGGTGCGAAAGCTCAAGGACAACGGCCGTCTCGAAATAATTCCGGTTGGGACCTTCTCGGCTCGGTTCGCCGCGGGCGCCCGCGTGCGGATCTTCTCCGACGACCCCGAAGAATTCATCACCGGAACGGTCTTGCCGCTCAAGGCAAGTGGGCACGCGTTCGGTGACGAGATCGACGTTCAGCCCACAGACTGGGAGCACGTCGAGGTCCGCGTGGACCGCAAGGTGTCCTCGCGAGAGGATCTGGTCCGTCTGGGCCTGAACATCGGTGACTTCGTCGCGTTCATCGCCAGCCCCGAACTCACCGCCGACGGCTTCATCGTTTCTCGTCACCTCGACGGGAAGGCGGGCGTCGCGATCGCACTCGCACTGGCCAAGACTTTCGCCGAGAACAAGGTGGTGTTGCCGCACCGCACCATGATCATGGTCACCATCACCGAGGAGGTCGGCCACGGAGCCAGCCACGGCCTGCCCCCGGACGTCGCCGAGCTCGTCTCGGTGGACAACGCGGTGTGCGCCCCCGGCCAGCACTCCATCGAGGACGGCGTGACGATCCCGATGGCCGATCTGCACGGCCCGTTCGACTACCACCTGACCCGCAAGCTGTGCCGGCTCGCCGAGGAGCGAGGCATCGCATGCGCACGGGACGTGTTCCGCTACTACCGTTCCGACGCCGCCGCGGCAATCGAGGCGGGCGCGGGCACCCGCGCCGCGCTGGTCGGCTTCGGACTCGACGGCAGCCACGGCTGGGAACGCACCCGCCTGGATTCGCTGGCGGCGGCGTACTGCCTGCTGCACGCCTGGCTACAGACGCCGCTGACGTTCGCCAAATGGGACGCCAAGCCGTCGGGCAGTCTGCGTGACTTCCCGTCGTCGAAGCAGCCCGCACCGAGCGAGCGGTGGGTTCCGCTGTCCCGCGGCGACTACGAAGAACCCGGCGATGCCTCGCCGGGATCGCACTGGCCGCCGTCGGAGGGCCCTCAGGCCTGA
- a CDS encoding HpcH/HpaI aldolase/citrate lyase family protein yields MAAALRPRRSALYLPGNNARALEKGRALPADVLIFDLEDAVGPDAKADSRTRVCNAISSGSYRPREIVVRVNGLGTDWHEDDVAAVAGSAAHGVLVPKVENGEQVQALAATLDALGAPDSLRLWVMIETPRSFLRAEEIASASDRLAALVVGTNDLVNDLHALHVAGRAPVVPALSLAVLGARAAGKTILDGVFNDITDEAGFRAEAQQGREMGFDGKTLIHPSQIAPANDLFGPSQKELADARKVVSAYERAQAAGNSVITVDGRMIESLHVRNAQRILALADLISEMESAS; encoded by the coding sequence ATGGCAGCAGCACTGCGCCCGCGCCGATCTGCCCTCTACCTGCCCGGCAACAACGCCCGAGCGCTGGAGAAGGGGAGGGCGCTGCCCGCAGACGTGCTCATCTTCGACCTCGAGGATGCCGTGGGACCCGACGCCAAAGCCGACTCAAGGACGAGGGTGTGCAACGCGATCTCGTCGGGGAGCTACCGGCCCCGTGAGATCGTGGTGCGCGTCAACGGCCTGGGCACCGACTGGCACGAGGACGATGTGGCGGCCGTGGCCGGTTCGGCCGCCCACGGGGTGCTCGTGCCGAAGGTCGAAAACGGCGAGCAGGTCCAAGCGCTGGCCGCCACGCTCGACGCCCTCGGCGCGCCGGACTCCTTGCGACTGTGGGTGATGATCGAAACGCCACGATCTTTCCTGAGAGCCGAGGAGATCGCCTCGGCCAGCGATCGATTGGCCGCACTGGTGGTTGGCACCAACGACTTGGTGAACGATCTACACGCGCTGCACGTCGCGGGACGCGCACCGGTTGTACCCGCCTTGTCCTTGGCCGTGCTGGGAGCAAGGGCGGCCGGAAAGACCATCTTGGATGGCGTGTTCAACGACATCACCGACGAAGCCGGCTTCCGAGCCGAGGCTCAACAAGGCCGCGAAATGGGTTTCGACGGCAAAACCTTGATCCATCCTTCCCAAATCGCCCCGGCCAATGACCTATTCGGTCCGTCGCAAAAGGAGCTAGCTGACGCACGCAAGGTCGTATCGGCCTACGAGCGGGCCCAAGCCGCAGGCAACAGTGTGATAACGGTCGACGGTCGCATGATCGAGAGCTTGCACGTGCGCAACGCCCAGCGAATCCTCGCCCTTGCGGACCTCATCTCCGAAATGGAGTCCGCCTCCTAG
- a CDS encoding class I SAM-dependent methyltransferase has product MSSIGSARSEGDSWDLASSVGATATMVAASRALASREPDALLDDRFAEPLVRAVGHSFFTRMLDNQIPLDDDDDVPLTLQQRREQIAVRTRFFDDFFLAATAAGIRQAVILAAGLDARAYRLPWPAGTVIFEVDQPEVIAFKSNTLAQIGAEPAAERRTVGIDLREDWPTALRDNAFDPTAPTAWIAEGLLPYLPPEAQDRLIDNITALSAAGSRLATENITDMSVFTDERARAMRTTWRKHGLDIDVAELVWLGARHPAGEHLTSTGWNVTHYPTEQLYADYGFVVPDNEILAEFRHAISYLSAELSSRRSEQEFTG; this is encoded by the coding sequence GTGTCATCAATTGGTTCGGCGCGGAGCGAGGGCGACAGCTGGGATCTGGCTTCCAGCGTGGGGGCAACAGCGACGATGGTGGCGGCGTCCCGGGCGCTGGCTTCTCGCGAGCCTGACGCCTTGCTCGACGACCGGTTCGCCGAGCCGTTGGTGCGTGCCGTCGGGCATTCGTTCTTCACCCGCATGCTGGACAACCAAATCCCGCTCGATGACGACGACGACGTGCCCTTGACCCTGCAGCAGCGGCGCGAACAGATCGCGGTTCGGACGAGGTTTTTCGACGATTTCTTCCTCGCCGCGACCGCCGCCGGGATACGCCAAGCCGTCATCTTGGCCGCCGGGCTTGACGCGCGGGCCTACCGGTTGCCCTGGCCGGCGGGCACGGTCATTTTCGAGGTCGATCAGCCCGAGGTCATTGCCTTCAAGAGCAACACACTGGCCCAGATCGGAGCCGAACCGGCCGCCGAACGCCGCACCGTGGGCATCGACCTGCGTGAGGATTGGCCGACGGCCTTGCGCGACAACGCGTTTGATCCGACCGCACCTACCGCCTGGATCGCTGAAGGCCTGCTGCCCTACCTGCCACCGGAGGCTCAGGACCGGCTCATCGACAACATCACCGCGCTCAGTGCGGCGGGCAGCCGGCTGGCCACCGAGAACATCACCGATATGAGCGTGTTCACCGACGAGCGCGCCCGAGCTATGCGCACCACTTGGCGTAAGCACGGTCTGGACATCGACGTCGCCGAACTGGTGTGGCTTGGGGCACGCCATCCAGCCGGGGAGCACCTGACCTCCACCGGCTGGAACGTCACCCACTACCCCACCGAACAGCTATACGCCGACTACGGCTTTGTCGTTCCTGACAACGAGATCCTTGCGGAATTCCGGCACGCCATTAGCTACCTGAGTGCCGAATTGAGCTCTCGGCGCAGCGAGCAGGAGTTCACCGGCTAG
- a CDS encoding DUF167 domain-containing protein gives MSDSVVVKVKPGSRKGPLVEVGPNGELTIYVRERAVDGKANEAVIRLLAAYLQLPRGKVELVSGMTSRLKRFRVSR, from the coding sequence ATGAGCGACTCCGTCGTCGTCAAGGTCAAGCCCGGCAGCCGCAAGGGACCCCTTGTCGAGGTCGGCCCTAACGGTGAACTCACGATCTACGTCCGGGAGCGAGCGGTTGACGGCAAGGCCAACGAGGCGGTCATCCGGCTATTGGCAGCCTACCTTCAATTGCCAAGAGGCAAAGTCGAATTGGTATCCGGAATGACGTCCCGGCTCAAACGTTTCCGCGTGAGCCGTTGA